One window from the genome of Rufibacter tibetensis encodes:
- a CDS encoding leucine-rich repeat domain-containing protein codes for MKTSIMNKVAVFLFLFLCINLPQEAEGQALASGAEASAKPFYDVKAALTKPEEVKHLNIRQQDYYTLTPDICQLVYLEFINAMKNKIASIAPEIGQLKQLRDINLSENELLELPSAFYTLPALQQADLSHNHLSEMPAGFGQLNTLQVLYLNHNKIRTLTSDVAKMNALHTLNVSYNHVEVLPSQMGEMTKLNHLAVTQNQLRQVPPSLFKLKELKTVALDFNQITALPKQIGQAKTLQTLLLGHNQLKSLPDQLVQLQALELLDLSHNQLTTLPANMHKMKNLSTLLLVGNPLPAAEKDRLKKALPNTFIQF; via the coding sequence ATGAAAACATCCATCATGAACAAAGTAGCCGTATTTCTCTTCCTTTTTCTCTGCATCAATCTACCTCAGGAAGCAGAGGGCCAAGCCTTGGCAAGTGGGGCTGAAGCTTCCGCGAAACCCTTCTATGATGTAAAGGCTGCCTTAACGAAGCCGGAAGAAGTGAAGCACCTGAACATCCGGCAACAGGACTACTACACACTTACCCCAGACATCTGCCAATTGGTTTATCTGGAATTTATCAACGCTATGAAAAACAAAATAGCGTCTATAGCTCCGGAGATAGGCCAATTAAAACAACTGCGGGATATCAACCTCAGCGAGAACGAGCTCCTGGAGTTGCCGTCTGCTTTTTACACCCTGCCTGCCCTGCAACAGGCAGACCTTAGCCACAACCATCTGTCTGAAATGCCTGCGGGCTTTGGGCAACTGAACACGCTGCAGGTTTTGTACCTGAACCACAACAAGATTAGAACCTTAACTTCTGACGTAGCCAAGATGAACGCCTTGCACACCCTCAATGTAAGCTACAACCATGTAGAAGTGCTTCCCTCCCAAATGGGGGAAATGACGAAATTAAATCACCTGGCGGTTACACAGAACCAACTGCGCCAGGTGCCACCCAGCTTGTTCAAGCTAAAGGAACTGAAAACCGTAGCGCTTGATTTCAACCAGATCACCGCTCTGCCCAAGCAAATAGGACAAGCCAAAACCCTACAAACCTTGTTATTGGGGCACAACCAGTTGAAATCGCTGCCCGACCAGCTGGTGCAGTTACAAGCCTTGGAACTACTAGACCTGAGTCACAACCAACTCACTACGTTACCCGCCAACATGCATAAAATGAAAAATCTAAGCACCTTGCTTTTGGTAGGCAACCCGCTTCCGGCGGCTGAAAAGGACCGGTTGAAAAAAGCATTGCCTAATACCTTCATTCAGTTTTAA
- a CDS encoding amidohydrolase, translated as MTYLKVSLLLLLFCVVPFAQAQQKTASSAEVENLKKEVMKSLDGKSKNAQEMVDMVFSFSELGFQETETAAYLTGILKKNGFTIETGIGGIPTAWMARWGNGKPVIALGSDIDGIPKASQKPGVAYKEPIVEGAPGHGEGHNSGLPLVILSAIEVKKIMEREKMAGTLVIWPGVAEELVGSKAWYIRDGYFKNVDACIFTHVGSNMGVSWGDAGNNGLVSVEFTFEGSSAHAAGAPWRGKSALDAVELMDIAWNFKREHLKPTQRSHYVITDGGDQPNVVPSKASVWYYLRERTYEDIKGMYDDAILYANSVAAMTGTKVTHQLLGTAWPGHFNKPVAEAVYENIKTVGLPTWDAADQQLARAVQKLVNAPKTTQQGKPIDGLATKIDTLNGPAQFSWGGGSDDIADIAWNVPTVVFRYASNIPGTPGHNWADAIAMATPIAHKGVVAGSKVVAATLLDMLTNPKIISDAWDYHRNVQTKDVKYTSFVEASTPPATHLNKKIQDEFRPQLKKYYYNPKKYKTYLEQLGIQYPQVEKKAP; from the coding sequence ATGACGTATTTGAAAGTATCCTTGCTCTTGCTCCTGTTCTGTGTGGTGCCGTTCGCACAGGCGCAGCAAAAGACGGCTTCCTCAGCAGAAGTAGAAAACCTGAAAAAGGAAGTGATGAAGTCTTTAGATGGGAAATCCAAAAACGCCCAGGAAATGGTAGACATGGTCTTCAGTTTCTCTGAACTGGGTTTTCAGGAAACGGAGACCGCCGCTTACCTCACGGGCATCTTGAAGAAAAATGGGTTCACCATTGAAACCGGGATAGGGGGAATCCCCACTGCCTGGATGGCGCGCTGGGGCAACGGCAAACCCGTGATTGCCCTGGGCAGTGACATTGACGGCATCCCCAAAGCATCTCAGAAACCGGGCGTGGCCTACAAAGAACCCATTGTGGAAGGTGCTCCGGGGCACGGCGAAGGACATAACTCGGGGTTGCCTTTGGTGATCCTGTCGGCTATAGAGGTCAAGAAAATCATGGAGCGGGAAAAGATGGCGGGTACCCTGGTCATCTGGCCGGGCGTGGCCGAGGAACTGGTCGGCTCCAAAGCGTGGTACATCCGCGACGGGTATTTCAAGAACGTAGATGCCTGCATTTTTACCCACGTGGGCAGCAACATGGGCGTGTCTTGGGGTGATGCTGGAAACAACGGTTTGGTGTCAGTGGAGTTTACCTTTGAGGGAAGTTCTGCGCATGCCGCCGGAGCACCGTGGCGGGGCAAGAGTGCCTTGGATGCCGTGGAGTTGATGGACATTGCCTGGAACTTTAAACGGGAACACCTGAAGCCTACTCAACGCTCCCACTACGTGATCACCGACGGGGGTGACCAACCCAACGTGGTGCCCTCCAAAGCCAGTGTCTGGTATTACCTCCGTGAAAGAACCTATGAAGACATAAAGGGCATGTATGACGATGCAATCCTCTACGCCAACTCCGTGGCTGCCATGACGGGCACCAAGGTGACGCATCAGTTGCTGGGAACGGCCTGGCCGGGGCATTTCAACAAACCTGTTGCCGAGGCCGTGTATGAGAACATCAAAACCGTGGGGCTACCTACCTGGGATGCCGCCGATCAGCAGTTAGCCAGAGCCGTCCAGAAACTGGTGAATGCCCCCAAGACCACCCAGCAAGGCAAACCCATTGACGGACTGGCTACCAAGATAGACACCTTGAACGGACCAGCCCAGTTCTCCTGGGGAGGGGGCAGTGATGACATCGCAGATATTGCCTGGAACGTGCCTACAGTGGTGTTCCGGTATGCCTCTAACATTCCGGGTACGCCGGGGCACAACTGGGCTGATGCCATTGCCATGGCCACCCCCATTGCGCACAAAGGCGTAGTAGCCGGCAGCAAAGTGGTCGCCGCCACCCTACTGGACATGCTCACCAACCCCAAAATCATCTCTGATGCCTGGGATTACCACCGCAATGTGCAGACAAAGGACGTAAAGTATACGTCCTTTGTAGAGGCTTCCACTCCTCCGGCCACCCATCTCAACAAGAAAATTCAGGACGAATTCAGACCCCAGCTAAAGAAGTATTACTACAACCCCAAGAAATACAAGACCTACCTGGAGCAACTGGGCATCCAGTACCCACAGGTAGAAAAGAAAGCTCCTTAA
- a CDS encoding TfoX/Sxy family protein, producing MPYNEKLAHRIWEQLVDLPTIDEKEMMGGITFLYHEKMCVGVMKDALLCRINPNLYEGALEQNGCRPLDSNGRTMKGWVLDDQEALRYESELKYWIDLALDFNKDAKKSRKKKDGYYLS from the coding sequence ATGCCGTACAATGAAAAATTAGCCCATAGAATCTGGGAGCAATTGGTAGATCTCCCTACTATTGATGAGAAGGAAATGATGGGAGGAATTACCTTCCTGTACCATGAGAAAATGTGTGTAGGGGTCATGAAGGATGCCCTGCTCTGCAGAATAAACCCAAACCTATACGAGGGCGCGCTGGAACAAAATGGCTGCCGACCCTTGGATTCAAATGGCCGCACCATGAAGGGATGGGTGCTGGATGATCAGGAGGCGTTACGTTATGAGTCTGAATTGAAGTACTGGATTGATTTGGCTTTAGATTTCAATAAAGACGCCAAAAAAAGCAGAAAGAAAAAGGACGGTTACTATCTTTCCTAA
- a CDS encoding FKBP-type peptidyl-prolyl cis-trans isomerase has product MTLQHLSCPKPILLLVLFVLSVSFAQGQSKETRNLYSVPDSVKATGFYTEVTLRQNTNSSKNGTVGIGNETVTLRLERQKKNGLAVVMTVPAGAPLLANGLQTVRTRKEVTLGGIGLEEGLYKLLLVKAPDTASKASLWSGYVFLPGLQKWKLMGTVRVPGAGYINSMSRFHSSKEKNRILDSFSRTAFQRSNGTWRSTEGAPVTIPAINWFGEADSSGRAVAEKSIIEKAIQEKRTLPLQYTNGIYYAIKEKGTGAPVQVTDTLTVYYKGYLLSDSTVFDQTTVGKPARFPLSRLIRGWQVGLPLLNEGGKITLVIPSGLAYSIRTRSPKIPPNSVLVFEIEVVKREEGRK; this is encoded by the coding sequence ATGACCCTTCAACATCTTTCCTGCCCGAAGCCAATCTTGCTGCTTGTTCTTTTCGTTCTGTCCGTTTCATTCGCGCAGGGCCAAAGCAAAGAAACCCGGAACCTGTACAGCGTTCCTGATTCGGTAAAAGCTACGGGCTTCTATACAGAGGTCACCTTACGCCAGAACACCAACTCTTCTAAAAATGGCACTGTTGGCATTGGCAATGAAACCGTGACGTTGCGCCTGGAGAGGCAAAAGAAGAATGGGCTAGCGGTGGTGATGACTGTTCCGGCAGGGGCACCGCTGCTGGCCAATGGACTACAGACGGTACGTACCCGTAAAGAAGTTACCCTGGGAGGCATTGGATTGGAAGAGGGCCTGTACAAACTGCTCTTGGTAAAAGCCCCTGATACGGCCAGTAAAGCCTCGCTTTGGTCTGGCTATGTGTTCCTTCCCGGTCTGCAGAAATGGAAGCTGATGGGGACCGTTCGTGTTCCCGGTGCCGGTTACATCAACAGCATGAGTCGTTTCCATTCCTCAAAAGAAAAGAACCGCATCTTAGATTCTTTTTCCCGCACGGCTTTTCAGCGCAGCAACGGCACCTGGCGCAGTACCGAAGGCGCTCCCGTAACTATTCCTGCTATCAATTGGTTCGGAGAGGCAGATAGCAGCGGCCGTGCTGTAGCAGAGAAAAGCATCATTGAAAAAGCGATTCAAGAGAAGCGCACCCTTCCCCTGCAGTATACCAATGGAATTTATTATGCCATCAAGGAAAAAGGAACAGGAGCGCCGGTGCAAGTCACCGATACGCTCACGGTGTACTACAAAGGCTATCTCCTGAGCGACAGCACCGTCTTTGACCAGACCACTGTGGGCAAGCCAGCCCGGTTTCCTTTGTCCCGCCTCATCCGGGGCTGGCAAGTGGGGCTTCCGCTTTTGAATGAAGGAGGAAAGATCACGCTGGTCATTCCCTCCGGCCTGGCGTATTCCATCCGCACGCGTTCGCCCAAAATCCCGCCCAACAGCGTGCTGGTGTTTGAGATAGAGGTGGTGAAGCGCGAAGAAGGAAGAAAGTGA
- the map gene encoding type I methionyl aminopeptidase, giving the protein MSISTESELAGMEKISEAVATTLKEMRQFAKPGMSTKQVDEFGGQLLKEFGAKSAPALTYGFPGWTCISVNNEIAHGIPSDTKILKEGDLINIDVSAELDGFWSDNGGSFVLGEDIHQHQQLVDTSKMILAKAISQIRGGMRIAELGRLIETEAKKSGYKVIKNLTGHGIGRQLHEEPGEIANYYDPYNSKRFRKNSVVAIETFISTNSTIANTLKDGWTLVGNKGGFVAQHEHTLVITDGQPVVLTEMNEILN; this is encoded by the coding sequence ATGTCTATATCAACAGAAAGCGAACTTGCCGGGATGGAAAAGATAAGCGAGGCCGTAGCCACGACTTTGAAAGAAATGAGGCAGTTCGCCAAGCCCGGCATGTCTACCAAACAGGTAGATGAGTTCGGCGGGCAATTGCTAAAGGAGTTCGGAGCAAAATCGGCTCCGGCGCTGACGTATGGCTTTCCGGGTTGGACGTGCATCAGTGTGAATAATGAAATAGCCCATGGCATTCCTTCAGACACAAAAATTCTAAAAGAAGGCGACCTCATTAATATAGATGTCTCTGCCGAGTTAGATGGGTTTTGGTCTGATAATGGTGGTTCTTTTGTGCTGGGAGAAGACATCCATCAGCATCAGCAACTGGTAGACACGTCCAAAATGATATTGGCAAAAGCCATCAGCCAGATCAGGGGAGGGATGCGCATAGCTGAACTAGGACGGCTCATTGAAACGGAAGCTAAAAAGTCTGGTTATAAAGTGATCAAAAACCTAACCGGGCACGGCATTGGGAGGCAGCTGCACGAAGAGCCAGGTGAAATTGCGAACTACTATGACCCTTATAATTCCAAAAGATTTCGGAAGAACTCGGTAGTTGCCATTGAAACGTTCATCTCCACCAATTCTACCATTGCCAACACCTTAAAAGATGGCTGGACGCTGGTGGGGAACAAAGGAGGGTTTGTGGCACAACACGAACATACGTTGGTCATCACAGACGGCCAGCCCGTGGTGTTGACCGAAATGAATGAAATATTGAACTGA
- a CDS encoding alpha/beta hydrolase family protein, protein MKSILLALALFLSFNCYAIKPVREYVATPDSLGMNYNQQVVRTPDGYDINTWLIKPPTSKDNKTTLVLSYADGGNMSYWLHHIKALTESGYTVVAFDYRGFGKSSDFGINQLNLYYNEFATDLQTVLRWTKDNIKGHKTGGLAFSMGTIVASLALQQEKVDFLIAEGYVYDPQAYVAKVKASRGRDIVLPKGAENYTAKLKGIKCDMLLVAGEKDEFTTVEDSEKIVQLRRNRELLKHSGNHTEGFIAMTKASFGDLYMKELLRFTQK, encoded by the coding sequence ATGAAAAGCATACTTTTAGCTTTAGCCCTGTTCCTTTCCTTCAACTGCTACGCTATAAAGCCTGTCAGGGAATATGTAGCCACGCCAGATAGCCTGGGGATGAACTATAATCAGCAGGTGGTAAGGACTCCAGACGGCTATGACATAAACACGTGGCTTATAAAGCCACCAACGTCCAAAGACAACAAGACCACATTGGTGCTATCCTATGCTGACGGGGGCAACATGTCATACTGGCTCCACCACATAAAGGCGCTGACAGAAAGCGGATACACTGTGGTAGCCTTCGACTACAGGGGTTTCGGGAAAAGCTCTGACTTTGGGATTAACCAGCTAAACCTTTACTACAACGAGTTTGCCACCGACCTTCAAACCGTGCTGAGGTGGACGAAAGACAATATAAAAGGACATAAAACAGGGGGTCTGGCTTTCTCCATGGGAACCATCGTCGCCTCACTTGCCCTGCAACAAGAAAAGGTTGATTTCCTGATTGCAGAAGGATATGTCTATGACCCTCAGGCTTACGTGGCTAAGGTAAAGGCATCGAGAGGAAGAGACATCGTACTGCCAAAGGGCGCCGAAAATTACACCGCGAAGCTAAAGGGAATAAAGTGCGACATGCTCCTTGTGGCAGGTGAGAAAGACGAGTTCACCACGGTAGAGGACAGCGAAAAGATTGTTCAATTAAGAAGGAACAGGGAATTGTTGAAGCACAGTGGTAACCATACAGAGGGCTTCATTGCAATGACTAAAGCCAGCTTCGGGGACCTGTATATGAAAGAGCTACTAAGGTTCACACAAAAGTAA
- the imm9 gene encoding Imm9 family immunity protein, with protein sequence MDTRITHSSYVINFLDVNFDSKKLSKTLKLEADRILRQITFENLQDWEIEFRGAYGKGEKIRVYKKTRSYTTDKIKLIVIHIPIPINTIVPWGVEESQQVDLTIPKNSERYFDVLPVDYNSFSNINDYLLDSFRRGIEHSFKDGFKVNGNLVIFKPN encoded by the coding sequence ATGGATACCCGAATCACCCACTCTTCTTATGTAATAAATTTCTTAGATGTCAATTTTGATTCTAAAAAGCTGTCCAAAACTTTGAAATTAGAAGCGGATAGAATTCTGAGACAAATAACCTTTGAAAATCTACAAGATTGGGAGATTGAGTTCCGTGGTGCCTATGGAAAGGGGGAGAAAATTAGGGTCTATAAGAAAACACGTTCATACACGACAGATAAGATTAAGTTAATTGTAATTCATATCCCCATACCAATAAATACCATAGTTCCTTGGGGAGTTGAGGAAAGTCAGCAGGTTGACTTAACCATACCGAAGAATTCAGAAAGGTACTTTGATGTACTCCCAGTAGACTATAATTCATTCTCAAATATCAATGATTATTTGCTTGACTCATTTAGGAGAGGTATTGAGCACAGTTTCAAAGATGGGTTCAAGGTTAATGGGAATCTCGTTATTTTTAAGCCTAATTAA
- the mutM gene encoding DNA-formamidopyrimidine glycosylase — protein MPELPEVETYRRFIDETSLYQTITEVEVQDPKRQLQVDLDDFRKVLRGNQFTGTQRIGKQLFLLTAQGPIVTMHFGMTGDVGYYRDAADTPRFARAIFHFETGFKFAFIDSRKFGRLGLTQSVDTFRQQKKLGPDALTLSTEELTQGLARKKSAIKPLLLDQRIAPGVGNWIADEVLFQAQLEPERPAHTLQPTEIDRLATSIREVLEIAAEAIYRDFPSHYLIHAREWDEAPSSTITNAHLNCPRCQMLIQKKYVGGRATYFCPNCQM, from the coding sequence ATGCCTGAATTACCCGAGGTAGAAACCTACCGCCGCTTCATAGACGAAACCAGCTTGTACCAAACCATTACTGAGGTGGAGGTGCAGGACCCTAAGCGGCAGTTGCAGGTAGACCTGGATGATTTCAGGAAGGTTTTACGGGGAAATCAATTCACTGGTACCCAACGCATAGGCAAGCAGCTGTTCCTGTTAACCGCTCAAGGCCCTATTGTGACTATGCACTTCGGGATGACGGGGGACGTAGGCTATTACCGTGATGCCGCCGATACCCCACGTTTTGCCCGGGCAATCTTCCATTTTGAGACAGGCTTCAAGTTTGCCTTTATTGATTCACGTAAGTTTGGCAGACTGGGGCTCACCCAAAGCGTAGACACTTTCCGGCAGCAAAAGAAGCTGGGTCCTGACGCGCTCACCCTCTCTACCGAGGAACTTACCCAGGGTCTCGCCAGAAAGAAATCTGCCATCAAGCCCCTGTTGCTGGACCAGCGCATTGCACCCGGCGTAGGCAACTGGATTGCTGATGAAGTGTTGTTCCAGGCTCAACTGGAGCCTGAGCGGCCCGCCCATACTTTGCAGCCTACTGAGATTGACCGGCTGGCCACCTCCATCAGAGAGGTACTGGAAATCGCTGCCGAGGCCATCTACCGTGACTTCCCCTCGCATTACCTCATCCACGCCCGCGAATGGGATGAGGCTCCCTCGTCAACCATCACCAATGCCCATTTGAATTGCCCCCGCTGCCAGATGCTCATCCAGAAGAAATACGTGGGTGGCCGCGCTACCTATTTCTGCCCGAACTGCCAAATGTGA
- a CDS encoding YfiT family bacillithiol transferase — METSTLPLEMLRYPIGRFTAPPLYRSAFVKQSLVALEALPGQLRAAVSSLSDEQLDTPYRPGGWTLRQVVHHIADSHINSYTRFRLALTEAHPVIKPYEESSWAYLHDARWADPALSLQLLETLHQRLVILLRSLCMEEWHRSFFHPQNGEIYLFQAAGMYAWHGAHHIGHITSLKDRMGW, encoded by the coding sequence ATGGAAACCTCAACTCTACCTTTAGAAATGTTGCGCTACCCCATTGGTAGGTTTACTGCTCCGCCTTTGTATAGATCTGCTTTTGTGAAACAGTCACTAGTGGCGTTAGAGGCACTCCCGGGCCAATTGAGGGCGGCAGTAAGTTCTCTTTCTGATGAACAGCTGGACACCCCCTACCGTCCCGGTGGCTGGACGTTGCGCCAGGTAGTGCACCACATAGCCGACAGCCACATTAACAGCTATACTCGTTTCAGACTGGCTTTGACAGAGGCGCATCCGGTTATAAAACCGTATGAAGAGTCTTCGTGGGCATACCTGCATGACGCCCGGTGGGCAGACCCGGCCCTTTCTTTGCAGTTGCTGGAAACGCTGCACCAGCGCTTGGTGATTCTGCTTCGCTCTCTTTGCATGGAAGAATGGCACCGGTCTTTCTTTCATCCGCAGAACGGAGAGATCTACCTTTTCCAGGCGGCGGGCATGTACGCCTGGCACGGGGCGCACCATATTGGGCATATTACCTCCCTCAAAGATAGAATGGGCTGGTAA